TCTTTTTTGATTAAACTACTAAAGAAACCCGCAAACAAACCTGCATAGATATGACAAACTGGTTTACCCACATCTCCTAAAGTACGAGCTACAGCAGAATCGAAGATATTAATAAACAAAAATCCATTTTTTTGGTCGCTAAGATCTATATCCCAGTTACCCCAGCCTTGGGCAGTAAATGGCCACCACCAAGCCTCTAATACATAAGGAAGAATATGTTGATTAATTCCTTTTTCGTAACCAAATTCTTCTTTAAACCATTGACTAAAAAACTTGGCATCTCTTTTGCCCCACTCCGCACCAATATTGTACATTACAACTGAGGAAGCACTACCTATTTCTTGTTCTAAGCCTTCGATAAGACCAATAATAAAATCTTCGGTTACTAAAATATCGCGGGATTGATTCCAGTCAATAATTTTGCCCGTATCACCTTGAAAACAGAAAAAATTATCTAACTTGTAGTGCTGGCGTTTTTTGGGAAATTTGCTTTTAAGAAAATGTTCATTAATCAGCTTTTTATCAGGCTTTGTTGTTGTTGAAACCATTTTTATATACTCTACTAATTTAATTAGGCAGTCTATAGTTTTTTTAAATTAAATTATTTAGTCTTAAATCTAAAACAAAAAACTAGATTTTGCCTCTGTATTTATAAGTATATGAAGTGTTCTAATTACGCAGATTTTAAACTGCACCTGCATTTCTACGGAAATAAATATCTAGGATAATTTTGCTAGGGTAAAAAAATATTTGATTGTGGCAGAACATTATTTAGTAAAATAATTCATCTATTCTTAAAACCAAAATAGTTATTCTGGACATCTTTAGTAGTATTTGTTTCTATCAATTTAGTTGCACAAAGATTGGCTTTACTAAAATTTACACCAGTTAAGTTTTCTCTATTTTATTTTCTAAGGGAGAGCAAATTGAGTTTTTTTAAACAGCATCTTTAGATACTATTCTGAGCAAAAATTGATATTTTATCGATAAAAATTAAAGCCTAGTATGGGTATTAATACTATAATAATTGATTAATAAAACTTAAATTCGTTTTGAAAAATCCTTGATTATTTGAGAGCAAGATTTAACAAAAGAATCCATCCAAGTTTGAAACCAGTGTAGTTGCTGAGAGCTTATTGAATCAGCTAAATCTCCTTGAAAAGATACTTGACTAGATTTATCGATCGCAAACTGATTGAGCCAATCAAAATCTGGGCGAGAAGAATTAAAATACTTGGCAGTCATTGTACCTCCCAAATATTTATTACTACATTGACAAAGATGAGCGAACTGAGCAATTAATTTCTCAACATTGCACTCGCCAATCATTCCTCGGCTCACGGGGTCAAAATCAGCAGGGAAACTGGTATCGTTATTATAAGAAGCTCCTGCAAGATTGGCAGTGCTTAGATCTACGGCGATTAAATTAGCTCCCGATAAATTAGCATTGCTAAAATTAGCTTCTATGGCAACTGCTGAAGTAAAACGAGCATTGATTAAACAAGCTCCACTCAAATCTGCTCGATTAAGAATTGATTCACTTAAGTCTGCTTCGGTAAGATTGGCATTTACCAGATTTATACGGCTAAGATGAGCTTTACTTAAATCGGCGTCGATTAAAGATGATTTACTCAAATCTGCATCACTCAAATCCGCATTTTTTAGGTTGGCGCGATTAAGATTAGCTTCTTTAAAATCAACTTGACTCAAAAATTGTTCCTTAAAATCTGCTTGTTCAAGTTGTGCTTGATGAAATTGCCTTATCCCCGAAGAATATTGCTCTATAAGCTCAATAGCTGTGTTTTTATCCACCAAAATCTGAATATTATTTAAAGTTACAATAAATATGGTATAGCATAGTTTTTTCTGGGAATTATTTAAGATAAAGCTTATTTTCCAACTGATTGAGATAACGATCTCAACTATCAATCACCCAACTCATTAATGTCCCTATGTCCAAAGGCTTGGTAATTATTTATACATATATTTAATACTCAATATTCTTCAGGTTAGTGCGAGCAATATCTAGAAGAGGCAAAATTGTCTATCCTGGATATTGCTATGTCCGCTAAAGGTCAGACATCCCTGAAAAACTATGCCAAAGTGAAAGACTGGCTATTTAAACCAAATGTTTATCTTTGCTATACAAATTAAATAATTTCGAGTTACCGTGACCGATAATATAGATACAGTTCTCTTTTGGGAGTCAGAAGGCGACGATCAACCTAATAAGTGTCGTATACGCATTTATTGGGTCACCTGGGAAAAAGCCATAGTTGTTGCCACAGATATTACTAATCGTCCTGGTAAGAAAATCGCTAATGTCACTCAAGAAATAATTAATTTTGTCAGCAATCTTTACGATTTATTTCCTAATAAGATGATGTTAGTTGAGCATTATTTACCAGGAACTTTGCCCGAAGATACTTATCTTCAAGTATTTGTCATCAATAACGAAGCTATGAGATATGAGATTGACAAGAGTAAATTAACGCAGTTGCTAGGAAAAGCTATATAAACAGCAGTTAACTAACCATTAACGCTAGCAGGAGAGAGAATGAGCAGAAATAGATTGAGAGCAGGAAGTGCGATCGCTCTGCCTATAAATGGAGCTTATACCATCTTGGAATCAACAGGTATAAAATCAATCTTCACCTGTCAATACTAATTCTCTAAGCATAACTAAGGCGATCGCCAAAAACCTTGCCTCAGAAGGTGCCTTAGTGATAATTAACGGGCGTTCTCCAGAATCTGTAGATAGCGCGAATCTCTAAACTTGCCTAGTAGGGCAAAAGTTATGTGCTTAGCCGCCGTTGGTTTTGCGTTGAAGAGATAGAAAAAGAATTTTTTGCTAGAGATCGTCCCACCTCTATTATTCAGAGTTTTATTGAGACCGAGGAAGTAGCAAACCTAGTTACTTACGTTGCCAATCCTCTCGTTTCTGCTACTAATGGCGCAGCGTTGCGGGTAGAAGGAAGTGTATTAAAATCAGCTTTTTAAATAATATCAAACCCTTTTGATCACTCGGCACGGATTACCTGCTGCGACCACATTACTCGGCATATCTTTAGTTACAACACTACCCGCACCGACAGTTACATTCGAGCCAATTGTTACTCCAGGACACACAATTACCCCTCCGCCAAGCCAAACATTATCGCCAATTACAACTGGTGCTGCTAATTCCTTCCCTGATAATCTCAATTCAGGATTTGTAGGATGATATGCCGTATAAATTTGAACCTTTGGTGCGAGTAAAACATCATTGCCTAAATGTACCGTATTGCAGTCGAGAATTGTGCAGTCGTAATTAATGTATAAATTATCTCCAGCAAAAATATGACAACCATAATCGCCATAAAAAGGAAGCTCTATAGTGAAATTTGAACCAATATTGCCAAATAAACTAAAAACAATATCTTTACGGCGATCTACTTCATCAGGCGATGAAAAGTTGAAGTCATAGAGCAATTGACGAGCGTGGAAGCGCATTGCAGTTAGTTCTTCATCTGCTGCCAAATACAACTCGTTATTCAGCATTTTTTCTCGCTCGGTTTTTTTCATAAAATGTTACTCATATTACTGTTTAAGAAAATAAAGGAAAGCTAAATGAATATTTCTGTTCGCCCAGCAGTAGTAGAGTTTTTGCCTCGACCACAAAAAAATTAATTGAAATGACTATAACTAATAACTGCTAGTAATAGAAACAATGTTTAATGCTAGCTGGCAGGGTAATGTGGAGGTAAAAAGCCTTACAAAAGGTCAGGTCAAAAGAAAGTTTGGTAAGCTAATAATCGGTAAAACAACTGAGTATACTGCAAGATGGTTGTATAGATTATTGAAAAAATACTGCATAACAGATGAACAGTGAAAGTTCTGATTCTACCCTCAATAATAATTTAGAAAAAATAACGGAACTAAAAACTAAAACAGAAATAGATGGACAATCTTTATCTTTGGTAACACCAGAATCAGCAGAACCATCGGTAACGCCAAGACCTCAAATTCCCAAGAAGAATGGTCGCAAGATTAGCTTTTCCCAATCCCAGTTAATTATCATTGCTCTTTTGCTCATGGGATTAGGCTTGTGGTTCGGGCTTCCCTGGTTAGGTATAACTAGTTCTATTGCTGCTTTGCTGCTTTCTTTGGGCGTAGTTTTTAATTCTGTTAGAAGTTGGATCAAAAAGTTTTTAACAATTCAAGAAAGAAGAAGCATTTTGGCTTTTACTGGCTTTGTTTTGGCGATCGCAGGGTTATGCAATTATTTAGGTATTTATAGAAATATTGGCAGATGGCTGACTCAGTTCAAATATGATGAATTTGGCTCTTGGGCTGACTGGATCGGCGCCTTGGGGCAAATTTTAATTGCTATTCTGGCGGTATATGTAGCTTGGGCGCAATATGTAATTTCTAAAGATCTAACTATTCAACAAAACCGTATTACTCAACAACAAACCATCGACACTTATTTTCAGGGAATCTCCGATCTAACTTTAAATGAAGAAGGTTTACTAGAAGATTGGCCTCAAGAAAGAGCGATCGCCGAAGGTAGAACTGCTTCCATCCTCTCCAGCATTGACGAAGATGGCAAATCAAAAGTAATCCGCTTTTTGTCTCAATCACGTTTACTCACTCCTCTTCAAAGAGATAATCGTTTGGGCAGAGCAATACTAGATGGGAGTGGAGGATATGCTGAAGATCGTCCCTATGGAACTAGAGTAGTTGACCTTGGTGTCATGCTAGCAGGCGCATATTTAGTGGGACAAGATCTGCGCTGGACAGATTTGAGCGATGCTAATATGGTTCGAGCCAATCTAAGTCATTGTGACTTAGTAAAAGCTAATCTTGCGCGTACTGTGCTTTACGAGGCTAATTTAGCTGGGGCAGATATGAAAAGTACTCGCTTGTTTTATGGTTCAGTAGAAACTTCGACTCCTCGTAGCATTACTGCTCAACCAGACTATAAAACAGGCAAACACACGGGAATAGTCGTTGAAAAAGCCAACCTTTCAGGAATTAAGCGACTAAGTGAAGAACAACGTTACTATCTATGTGCTTGGTGTGGCGAAAAGTCAAGAGCTACTGTACCTGGGGGTTGTGAAGGTATTCCCAATAAATTGGGTAGATAAATTATATGTTATTTGTCTTTTATTAAAGATATGGAAAATCGAGGTCAACAAGGTGATTTTCTGTAGAGCGTTTAATGTTTAATTAAATGGAACTACTTAGCATCTAGATAATCAGTAATTACACAAGCGTAAAGTTTTGCACAAGCTGTCTTCCTTTGCCCGACAATATTTTGTTACAATTACCTTCGGTAAAATTAAGTTGTGAAAAATTTGTTCATTGAGCCAACAACCATTAGACACCGTAACTATTAGCGATCCTAGTCTCGATACATTAACCCAAGAGTTAGCTGCTATTCAGCAGATTGATTCCAAACGAATTGCTTTATTAGGTTCTCGTCATGTACCTCTGATGCACCAACAGCTAATCGAAATGATGAGCTACGCTTTGGTATTAGCAGGTAATCGCCTAGTAACGTCAGGAGCAATTGGGACAAACTCAGCAGCCATTAAAGGTGCAATGCGCGCCGATGCCAACTTACTTACGGTAATTCTTCCCCAGAGTCTATCCCGTCAGCCTAGAGAATCAAAAAAACAATTGGAAAAAGTTATTCACCTAATTGAAAACTCTAGTAACGATCATTTATCTTTAGGTGAGGCGAGTGGTATGTGTAATAGCGAAATTATTGCCCGCAGCGATCAATTAATTTGTTTTGCTTTCCACGATAGCGGTACTCTTTTAAAGACCTGTAAAGAAGCAGAAGAACAACGTAAAATAGTTACCCTATTTTATTTTGATTAGATAGCTTAAATAAACTTATGAATTTATCTGTTAGCGTAATTCTGCTTTATTCGATAGTTGGGGCGGTTATTTTGGTGTACGCACCATTTTTAGTTGTGGCTTGGGGACGTTTACAGACAGGATACGATCAGTCTGCACCTCGCGCCATGTTCGATAAACTACCTGCCTTTGCCCAAAGAGCAACCTGGGCGCATCAGAATAGCTTTGAAGCCCTAACTATTTATGGCTTGGCTGCTTTGATGGCTTACGCTACGAGGGTAGATTCAGATTGGGCAAAAATTGCAGCGATCGCCTTTTTGGTAGCCCGTTTACTTTATTCTGTATTTTACATTCTTAATATTCCCATCGGGCGATCGCTAATGTTCGCGCTCGGCTCTTTATGTGGCTGGACTTTGTTTGCACTCAGCATCATCCAGGCAATGAATTAAAGGTTATCGTTTGACTTGGGTAATTTTAGCTGTTTTTGCCTGCTTTTTCTGCAAACGTTTTTTGTGACGCGAACTAATGAAATCGCTGATGCTATGGCTCATAGCACCCAACTCTAAGCCCAGAAGTAGAGCCATAGTTTCCTTTAAATATTTGTGAGTGAGTAAATATGACTTGTCCAGCACAAATTTATGCCAATTCCAAGGGAAACCCCAAAACAACTGAGCAATTCCCACCAGCAAAATAGCTAGCCAAGCAATAACCATAAATAGATATAAAACTCGAATACAAGTACCAATTATCGGGCCGTGAGTAAATAAAGAGCGATGGCGGAAAAACATACGGTAAGGTATCCAGATCCCTTTCAAAAAGCCCCAGCGTTTGTATTGTATAGAACGAATATCTAAATCGGGACCAAACATTAAACCACTAAACAAATATCCTCCAGAAAGAATTAGAGTCAATCCGCTGTTACGGGTTAAACCGTAACTAATTCCAACTATCCAAGGAAGAGTCCAAAGAGTAATTCGATCGTGGGTGTTACCAGAAGGCATAGGTTAATTCATCGATCAATGTAGCTAGGATAAGGTACTTTGGATAAGAATGAGAAATAATTAATCCTTAAAATAGCAAAATAAAACATATTTTTGGCGAGTCAGCCCGCGTCCTCCATTCGTCCAAGCCTGTTAACGTTGAGCTAGCTTTGGTGTTTTGCCTAGTAAACCTGTCATGAGTTTTAAAGCAAAAATTTTCAATGGTTTTAAATAGCTGATTGACCATAATCCTAAACGACGAAATACCACCATAGGCAGCCAATTATTAGAAAACATTCTGTCTAATAAATCTGTAAAGCCCAAAATAGCTAAATTTTCTATTTTTCGCCAGCCTTCATAGCGTCGCAAAACTTTGAGATCGCCAATATCTTGCCCTTGGTGATGAGCAGTCTGCAATACCTGTGCCAAACTAGCCGCGTCGCGAATACCTAAATTTAAGCCCTGTCCGCCAACGGGATGACAACAGTGAGCAGCATCTCCCACTAAAGCAAGACGAGAACTAATATAGCGATCGCACTGCATTAACTGTACAGGAAAAACAAGGCGATCGCCTACTAGCTCCAAATCTCCTAAAACTCCTCCTGTATAGGTTTGTAGTTTCGCTAAAAAATCTGTCTCGTTTAATTCTGCTAAAGCCTTTGCTTCTGCGTGGGGATGTGTCCAGACAATTTGACAGCGGTTTCCTGGTAGAGGCAACACTCCCATTGGGCCACTGGGCCAAAAACGTTCAAAGGCAGTATTATTTTCTAAGGCAGTATGCTTAATTGTAAACGCCACGCAGGATTGCCAGTACTTCCAGCCACGGGCTTTAATTCCTGCTAAACTGCGAATGTGCGATCGCGCTCCATCTGCTCCAACTACTAGTTTAGTTTTGATTAAACGTTTTGACTGGTTTACTTTGAGTTCTATGAGCGAAAAAGTTTTCTCCGTTACGACATTTGTTACTTCTCCAGGACAAAGCCAAGTAAGGTTAGGGCAATCTACAAGATGCTTTTGGAGAGCGGTTAAAACTATGTTGTGTTGAGCTACATAGCCCAAATACTCTCCTGAAAAATCCTTGGTGCCAAACTTTACCTGTTGAGGATAATCCCCATCAGATAAGCTGATATTGCTGTATTTGCCAATGTAAGGCACTATTTTGTCCCAAATACCAATGCCCTGATAAATACGACTAGATAGAGGAGAAAAAGCATAGGCTTGGGTTTTTGCTGCTGCCACCTCTAATGGTCGAGCTTCGATAATAATTATCCTCAAGCCAGAATCTTTTAAAGCTGCTGCTAAAGTTGCACCGACAATGCCACCACCGACAATTGCTAAATCACAGTCTAAATCTGCTAAATCTGCCGAACTAATTTCTGGTTGCTTTTTAACTAACATTCTTAAAGGATTGCACGAGAAAATAATATATAAGTATACATACTTCTCTTCATTGTGACGCGCTCGGCATTTAAGAACAAGTTTTGAAGGGATGAGTTAAGGGTAAGGAATAAAAGATAAAGGATGAGGAGAAATAAATAACATAAGATTAGCAACACTTAAGAGCTATTGTCCAAACTCAACTCTAGCTTGTTCTACAATCTCGACAGTAACTTCTTCTAATTTTGCTTCTCGTGCCATCGCTTCAATTTTTTGGCGTGCTTGGGGACGAGCAAAAAAGGGAATCATTTTTAGTTTTGTCTGTGCTTGAAGTGTCCAAGCTAAGTCATCGGTCAAATTAAAATTACTCATCGTTAACCCCTAAATTTCGCTATAGGTTTACTTTTATTGTAAATTCTGATTTTTACTTAGGCTTAACTAACTTAGCTAAAGTTAACTTCTATTTTTAGCTAGGTTAGTAGTTTTTAATACAAAACATAAGTCTAATACTGAGATTAGATGAATAACAGTCCGCTCTTGTTCTATTTCCCATTTAGTCAAGACTTCTCAAGACAGCAAGTAAAGTATGCAGGAGTCATTTAAGCGCATTCTTACGGGAACGATTATTTTTGTTCTCACCCTGGTAGTAGCAGTAATTGGTTATGTTTCATTTGGTTGGACGTTATTAGACTCAATTTACATGGTAGTGATTACCATTTTTGGTGTGGGTTATGGGGAAGTGCATCCTTTAAGAACCCCACCAGAAAAGATTTTTACCATGATGGTAATTTTGGCGGGAACAACATCGGCAGTTTATATCGTAGGAGGTTTTGTACAGATGGTTGCAGGAGGAGAAATTAATAAGGCTTTAGATAGTCGTCGCCAGGATAGACATATAAAACATTCAGAAAATCACGCTATTATCTGCGGTTTTGGGCGCATGGGGCAAATAATAGCTCAACAGCTACTTAAAGATCACCAGAAGTTCGTTATTATAGACCAAGAAAGCGATCGCGTTGCCAAAGCTGAACAGATGGGCTACTTAGCTACCCAGGGCAATGCTACTGATGAAAATTTACTGATATTTGCTGGCATTGAAAAAGCCAGAGTCGTGGCTACAGTCCTACCAAATGATGCTGCTAACGTATTTATTACCCTAACGGCTCGTGGTTTGAACAAAGGTTTAATTATCCTGGCGCGAGGAGAGTTACCAAGCACAGAAAAGAAACTAAAGCTAGCAGGAGCAGATCGGGTGGTTTTACCTGCTATTATTGGCGGGATGCGGATGGCAAATTTAATTACTCGTCCAACTGTTACGGATTTTCTCAAAAGTAAAGGCGATCGCCATTATCTTGATGAATTGCTGAGTCAAATCAATGTGCAAATTGATGAATTAGTAATTAATAAAAGTTCGCCTTTAGCAAACAAAAGCGTTGGTCAAATAGAAGTACAAGGCAAAGGCACTTTTATTATTGTTGCTATCCGTCGCGAGGATCAAACCGTAATTAAAAATCCCGATCGCAGCGTTATGCTAAGAACAGGAGATACAGTTATTGTTATGGGACATGAGGGTGATATTCCTAAATTTGCCAAATTTAATGAGCTAAAAAGCAAAATGCGCTATCGAGGTTCGAGCATCGGCTAATTCAATGAACAATTATCAATGATTAATTAGCAGGGAAAAATTATTGCTTTTGGTAGATTAGTTAGAAATAAAAGTTATTTACAATCAGAAAAGTAAATATAAAATATTTCCAGGAAATACTAATTATGAGTACTGATGATAAATCCAAAAAAATGGCTGATGAGTATGGCATGAAAGCCAAGGAAGCTATGGATAAAGTTACTGACGAGCAGCCTCCCGAAGTCAAAGAAAGAGTAGATAAAGTGCAAAATGCTGTAGAAAAAACAATTGATTCGGCAAAAGACGCTGTTAGCTAACAGATATATTTATCTCAAGCTAGGGAGAAATATCAATTCTCTCTAGCCGCTAATTATCAATTGACAAAATCAAAATAAATAGACAAAGGTAAGATTACAAAACCAGTCGCGATTAAAATAGCTGAGATAAGGGCGATCGCATATACAAAAGGACTTATCTTAGAGTTAAGCACACCAATTGATTGCCAAGCACTCCAAATACCGTGACGCAAATGGAAAGCTAGCATAACCATCACTCCCGCATAGCCGAAAGCATAGGCTGGATTGTGAAATTTCTCAATGACTAAACGAGATAAGTTACGCATCTCAACTCCATCAATAATGGTTGTGTAATATATCCCAAACTTAAAAGTTGCTAGATGCAGTACTAAAAATCCTAGCAATACAACCCCAGTAATCAGCATACTGCGAGAACTTAGAGACTGTTTGCTAGGCTCACCTACGCTTTTGATTTGGCTATATCCAATTGGTCTTGCTTGCAAAGTATTTAATCTAATTTTGATCCCAACTACTACGTGGAATATCGCCAACCCTAATAAGCTAAACTCAATAACATAAAGTAAAATGCCTAAACTTTCGAGAAAATGCGCTAGCTGATTATACGCCTCGCTACTAGCTAATAAAGTCAAATTCCCCGTCATGTGAACTAGCACAAACAAAGACAAACCTAAGCCTGTAACGCCTGTAATAATTTTTTTACCGATGGGAGAAGTATAAAAGTTAATTAGCTTCGGGCGATCGCTACTTATAGTCATAACAATTTTAATAATCTATACGGTTCATTGTAAACCTTGTTTTCGTTTGTCCTAATCAATGATTCGATTGCTATACTGATTTATTTTCTAATTTTTGGCAAAACTTTTCTAGTTATGGTTGATATTTCCCAATTAATTGCTCGAATGCAGCAGCCTGATTTTTATCCTCACGATGTGGAGCAAAACATTGAACTAGTTCAAACTCATGCTTCCTATATCTTTTTGACAGGTGAATATACCTATAAGCTAAAAAAAAATGTTGACTATGGTTTTCTAGATTATTCGACTCTAGCTAAAAGGAAATTTTTTTTAAATGAAGAGCTAAGACTCAACCAGAAAATAGCTCGCGAACTATATTTAGAAGTTATGCCGATCGGTAGTAGCGATCGCAGATTCGTTCTTGGCAACTCTGACCATATTGTAGAATACGCCTTGAAAATGCGTCAGTTTCCTCAAGAAAACTTGTTCAGTAATTTGTTAAAAGCTGGTAAGCTCAATTGCGATCGCTTTATTAAGTTAGGAAAAATCGTCGCTAAATTTCATTCCTCTGCTGAGAGTAATCATTACATCAATAGTTTTGGCACTGTAGCTAAGATTAGTAGTGCTTTTGCAGAAAACTATCGCCAATCTCAGAAATATATCGGCACAGTCCAAACACAGAAACAGTTTGAAGCAACAAAAGCTTATAGCGATGCTTTTCTTGATGCGCGTACATGCGGCAAAGCGCCTTTGTCTTGCTAGCGGGTGTGGAACAAGCTCCCTAAACGGGAGCGTTTCCACCCGCTCTGACGGCGACGCGGTGAGACAGTCCGTTGCGGAGGTTCCCTCCGTTGTAGGAACTGTCGAACCCTTTAGGGGGTCGCATCGCTTTCTTGCCGAACGACAAGATTTATTCCAGGCTATGGTCGATCGAGGCAAAATAAAAGAATGCCACGGTGACTTGCATCTCAAAAATATTTGTCTATGGAAAGACAAGATTCAACTATTCGATCGCCTTGAATTTAACGAATCTTTCCGTTTCGTTGACACGATGTACGATATTGCGTTTACCATCATGGACTTAGAAGCGCGTAAAAAACCAGAGTTCGCCAACGCTTTTGTGAATAGCTATCTCGAATATACAGGGGACTGGGAAGGGTTACTTATATTGCCACTCTATTTAAGTAGACAGGCTTATGTTAGAGCTAAGGTAAATTCTTTTTTGCTAGACGATCCTCAAGTCGCTGAAACAGATAAACAAGAGGCTAGAAAAGCTGCTAGTGATTATTATCGACAGGCTTACCAATATACTCATAGTAGATTAGGCAGTATAATTTTGGTGTCTGGCTTATCAGGGTCGGGTAAAAGTACAGTGGCTCAATACATTGCTAGAAAGAAAGGTGCAATTCAACAAGCGCGTGGAACAAGTCAAAACAAGTTCGGCGTTTCCGCGCTTCAGATTCGCTCCGATGCTGTTCGCAAACATTTAGCAGGGATATCTCCAGAAGAGTCTGGCACAGATAATATTTACTCTCAAGAGATGACTCAAAAAACTTACGCTCGCCTTAAGGAATTGGCAATTATTCTGGCACAGCAAGGATACATGGTAATTCTCGATGCCAAATACGATAGCCTTAGTCTGCGTCAGTCTGTGATTACCCAAGCCCAGAATAATAATATATCTTGGAAAATAATCCACTGTAGCGCACCTGTATCTGTGTTGCGCGATCGCTTAAACCAACGTCAAAATGATATCTCCGATGCCACCGCCGACTTGATTACCAATCAGCAAGCAAAAGCAGAAGATTTCTCCCCAGCAGAACAAGCCCACGTAATAGAAATAGATACATCTCAAGCCAATTGGCAAGAAAAACTGAACAATGTCATCTAAACATTGTTCAACCAAAATCATCACTTTTGACTTCTGTACGGGCGAACGGTTGTTCGCCCCCCTAACTAAATTTTGACTTCATTCTATCCTGACCAACTAACCCAATGGTGAGAAGTATTTTCTTGCTTTCTTTCACTTCCACCCCAATTTATATGTTCTATAATTGCGTTCTTGGTTTCCGCTACAGAAATATCTGTACCAGCTAGTTTTGCTTCAGTCAAATCTGCACCGCTTAAATCTGCGCCACCAAGATCCACATCAGTCAAATTAGCACTGCATAAATTAGCACGGTGTAGATTAGCGCAGCGTAAGTCAGCACCACTCAAATCCGCGCCTCTGAGATCGGCATTTTCTAAATCTGCACCAATTAGATTTACTTCTGATAAATTTGCCCCTATTAAGCTAGCGTTAGTCAAATTAGCGTTAGTCAAATTAGCCTGTTCTAAACAAGCACCGCTTAAATCAGTATCACTGAGGTCCGAATCACTAAGATCTGCTTGAGTTAAGTTAATTCGTGTTAGGTC
This DNA window, taken from Pleurocapsa sp. FMAR1, encodes the following:
- a CDS encoding PCP reductase family protein, whose product is MSNFNLTDDLAWTLQAQTKLKMIPFFARPQARQKIEAMAREAKLEEVTVEIVEQARVEFGQ
- a CDS encoding pentapeptide repeat-containing protein, yielding MNSESSDSTLNNNLEKITELKTKTEIDGQSLSLVTPESAEPSVTPRPQIPKKNGRKISFSQSQLIIIALLLMGLGLWFGLPWLGITSSIAALLLSLGVVFNSVRSWIKKFLTIQERRSILAFTGFVLAIAGLCNYLGIYRNIGRWLTQFKYDEFGSWADWIGALGQILIAILAVYVAWAQYVISKDLTIQQNRITQQQTIDTYFQGISDLTLNEEGLLEDWPQERAIAEGRTASILSSIDEDGKSKVIRFLSQSRLLTPLQRDNRLGRAILDGSGGYAEDRPYGTRVVDLGVMLAGAYLVGQDLRWTDLSDANMVRANLSHCDLVKANLARTVLYEANLAGADMKSTRLFYGSVETSTPRSITAQPDYKTGKHTGIVVEKANLSGIKRLSEEQRYYLCAWCGEKSRATVPGGCEGIPNKLGR
- a CDS encoding pentapeptide repeat-containing protein, producing MDKNTAIELIEQYSSGIRQFHQAQLEQADFKEQFLSQVDFKEANLNRANLKNADLSDADLSKSSLIDADLSKAHLSRINLVNANLTEADLSESILNRADLSGACLINARFTSAVAIEANFSNANLSGANLIAVDLSTANLAGASYNNDTSFPADFDPVSRGMIGECNVEKLIAQFAHLCQCSNKYLGGTMTAKYFNSSRPDFDWLNQFAIDKSSQVSFQGDLADSISSQQLHWFQTWMDSFVKSCSQIIKDFSKRI
- a CDS encoding V4R domain-containing protein, with the protein product MVSTTTKPDKKLINEHFLKSKFPKKRQHYKLDNFFCFQGDTGKIIDWNQSRDILVTEDFIIGLIEGLEQEIGSASSVVMYNIGAEWGKRDAKFFSQWFKEEFGYEKGINQHILPYVLEAWWWPFTAQGWGNWDIDLSDQKNGFLFINIFDSAVARTLGDVGKPVCHIYAGLFAGFFSSLIKKELDCIEIQCYAMGETYCKFLLGKKETINAATFWQNEGATAKDIQTQLQNGEYLK
- a CDS encoding DNA-processing protein DprA; the encoded protein is MSQQPLDTVTISDPSLDTLTQELAAIQQIDSKRIALLGSRHVPLMHQQLIEMMSYALVLAGNRLVTSGAIGTNSAAIKGAMRADANLLTVILPQSLSRQPRESKKQLEKVIHLIENSSNDHLSLGEASGMCNSEIIARSDQLICFAFHDSGTLLKTCKEAEEQRKIVTLFYFD
- a CDS encoding metal-binding protein, which encodes MPSGNTHDRITLWTLPWIVGISYGLTRNSGLTLILSGGYLFSGLMFGPDLDIRSIQYKRWGFLKGIWIPYRMFFRHRSLFTHGPIIGTCIRVLYLFMVIAWLAILLVGIAQLFWGFPWNWHKFVLDKSYLLTHKYLKETMALLLGLELGAMSHSISDFISSRHKKRLQKKQAKTAKITQVKR
- a CDS encoding MAPEG family protein; protein product: MNLSVSVILLYSIVGAVILVYAPFLVVAWGRLQTGYDQSAPRAMFDKLPAFAQRATWAHQNSFEALTIYGLAALMAYATRVDSDWAKIAAIAFLVARLLYSVFYILNIPIGRSLMFALGSLCGWTLFALSIIQAMN
- a CDS encoding FAD-dependent hydroxylase; translation: MLVKKQPEISSADLADLDCDLAIVGGGIVGATLAAALKDSGLRIIIIEARPLEVAAAKTQAYAFSPLSSRIYQGIGIWDKIVPYIGKYSNISLSDGDYPQQVKFGTKDFSGEYLGYVAQHNIVLTALQKHLVDCPNLTWLCPGEVTNVVTEKTFSLIELKVNQSKRLIKTKLVVGADGARSHIRSLAGIKARGWKYWQSCVAFTIKHTALENNTAFERFWPSGPMGVLPLPGNRCQIVWTHPHAEAKALAELNETDFLAKLQTYTGGVLGDLELVGDRLVFPVQLMQCDRYISSRLALVGDAAHCCHPVGGQGLNLGIRDAASLAQVLQTAHHQGQDIGDLKVLRRYEGWRKIENLAILGFTDLLDRMFSNNWLPMVVFRRLGLWSISYLKPLKIFALKLMTGLLGKTPKLAQR
- a CDS encoding sugar O-acetyltransferase, which codes for MKKTEREKMLNNELYLAADEELTAMRFHARQLLYDFNFSSPDEVDRRKDIVFSLFGNIGSNFTIELPFYGDYGCHIFAGDNLYINYDCTILDCNTVHLGNDVLLAPKVQIYTAYHPTNPELRLSGKELAAPVVIGDNVWLGGGVIVCPGVTIGSNVTVGAGSVVTKDMPSNVVAAGNPCRVIKRV